A window of Bradyrhizobium diazoefficiens genomic DNA:
GCCGGCAGTGGTGTGCGACTCCGTCCCGCCGAAGGTCTGCCCGCGCAGTTCACCGAAGGCGAGGCCGGCGGTGCCATAGAACAGCACATTGCTGAAGGCATAGCCGGCACGGCCGCGCAGGGTGCCAAACCAGGGATTGGAGAACTTCCACGGTGCGAAAGTGTCGTCGGCACCGGCGGCCTGGATGTCGCCTTCGACGCCGAACACCCACGGGCCATTCTGGAAGTTGTAGCCGGCCTGAACACCGCCGACGAAGCCCGACGGCTTCGAGGGATTGTTGTCGACCGAGCCCCATTCGTAGCCGACATTGCCGCCGAGATAAGGACCGGCCCAGCTATACGCATTGAGCGGCTGGTTGACGGTATAGGGGGCACGCTGCCCGTAATTGAAATCGGCGGCCTCTGCCGAAGCTGTCCAGCCGGCTGCAACCAACGCAGCTGCGCCCACAACGAGCCTCTTCATCGCACACTCCAACGCAACTGCTGCAACCCGTGCGATGCCTGCGCCGCCGCGCGAGGCAAAACCGCATGGTTACGGAACCACCACTTCTTCGCGCAGGATTTATCGAGAGTTTTAAGTTAAAGGCCTGTTAAGCCGGGTTACTGCGCTGTTAACAGGCTTAAGCAAGCGTTACCCGGAACTGCGCCACCATTCTGTGCGTGTCGCATGGCCGGAACTTCAAATCGGCCCCCCCAGCGCCTAAATTCGCATCATGGCTCACGATTCCACCGACAATCCGGACGACGCACGCGCGCGCAAATCGCCACGCCGCGCGACGACCGACGCCCCGCCAGAGAGCCTGGCGCCGGACCTCGATCCTGCCACCATTGGTGGCGAGGACGAGGACGATGCGCGTCTGCCGGACATCCTGGAAGAGAGCGGCGCCGTCGGCGAAGGGCCGCTGGCGACCGGCCACGAGGCGATCGAACGCGCGGTCCGCCTCGCCCCCACCTCGCCGGGCGTCTATCGCATGCTCAATGCGAATGCCGACGTGCTCTATGTCGGCAAGGCCAAGAACGTCAAAAAGCGCCTCTCCAACTATGCGCGCCAGAATGCGCCGCAGCCGGCGCGCATCCTGCGCATGATCGCAGCCACTGCTACCGTGGAAATCGTCTCGACCAACACCGAGACCGAAGCGCTGCTGCTGGAAGCCAACCTCATCAAGCAGCTTCGGCCGCGCTTCAACGTGCAGCTGCGCGACGACAAGTCTTTTCCCTATATCCTGATCACCGGCGATCATTGGGCGCCGCAGATCCT
This region includes:
- a CDS encoding outer membrane protein; translation: MKRLVVGAAALVAAGWTASAEAADFNYGQRAPYTVNQPLNAYSWAGPYLGGNVGYEWGSVDNNPSKPSGFVGGVQAGYNFQNGPWVFGVEGDIQAAGADDTFAPWKFSNPWFGTLRGRAGYAFSNVLFYGTAGLAFGELRGQTFGGTESHTTAGWTIGGGAEMGLAPNWSAKLEYLYIDLSTSQFAITGVSNGYSASVVRAGVNYRF